A stretch of DNA from Hypanus sabinus isolate sHypSab1 unplaced genomic scaffold, sHypSab1.hap1 scaffold_124, whole genome shotgun sequence:
tgtgtcagtatttcagtggagtaaaggaaattacagtagcatgagagaggaactggccaaggttgactggaaagggacactagcagggaggacggcagagcagcagtggctggagtttatgcgagaagtgaggaaagtgcaagacagatatattccaaagaaaactAAGTTTTCGAATGGATAAAGTatgtaaccgtggctgacaagagaagtcaaagccaaagtaaaagcaaagcagagggcatacaaggaagcaaaacttagtgtgaagacagaggattgggaagttttttttaaaaacttacgaAAGAAAAGTAAGGTCATTAATAGAGAAAAGAAGAACTATGAAAGAAagatagcaaataatatcaaaaaggatactaaaatctttttcaagtatataaggagtaaaaaaaCAGGTgaggtagatataggactgaaagaaaatgatgttggagaaatTGTAAATGGAGATAAGgatatggcggaggaactgaactgactccatgtgtgtatatgcaattatgataagaaatacagaccatAAAACTTAAATGACAAGCTGgctcagaaaaataaatcatcactctggatgaaaacattaaccagtgaaatgtgtatgaccctccatgggagacatcccaatgatctgagcagacgagatggtgacaaggaagcatcgagcacctgactgagagttggagacttcttcccagaaacagaggagttCCTTGCGGAAATACAGGACGAGGTGGGTAACAAAAGTAAAACAAATCGAAACTTCATGAAATACAAACAAACGAAGCAGTAAGTGCAGAAaaggccaagagaaaccagacacagtccaacacattctaggatcctgcagcagtttaactcaatctgattacttacgcaggtacaatcaagtggcaaatatctttcaccaaaatcttgctttaaaatacaaactcatgaatgccCTCCATCACCTCATGAAAAcaccataaattcaagcctgatccagttttagagccaAAATCTTGCAAATTATATGatcatcaatacattatttcagataggtcAATCCATCTggttataatattacaggataaacaagcaggaacaactccccCAATAGATAAAACCATTCCTAACACACATGTTCCTCAGCCAGTGGAACACCTCACCACAGGTagtgtttgtgtcatcagtcagataACCTAATTACTTTCTCTGTCAATCTGCTTCCAAATGTCATTCGTTGACATGCCCTGTTGCTGAATCCCctctcctcatcatacgttctcACCCCGAACATCGTCCAGGGCCCCAAATTCTGCTCTGTGCAGACctccctctggtttctgacccagcTTCATTGAAAATCCAATTGATGACTTCCcactctgctttcagtctttagaggacagtggtgttcgCTAACAACATTTTAGAAGTGGGGAAAGTGACCCATAATGTGGACATGAGTCGTGATTAAGGAGGTTAActcccaatgtcattcttcctcagcccagagattagaggggcaaagaacatctcagacagaactgcagtcagctcgacttcttcagtctgcaagaaattcaagggaaacatattcacccacagagtgatgaCTATTTGGACCTCAtcccagggagagtgagaggtgaacaacaggggaggatttgaaagatctgttgtggaacagaatcactggcagggttcagccagcctgagttgactctctactgtacactaggtgtgttataaattcactaagtaacAGAGACAGTGCTTAAGATAGAACTGATTCATTTGTCACAGAtctagtcccattaaaggtgaatatgcagcagaagaaactcctcccaggcccagtgaccagggtgcagaactgggtgtggtgagcagcagcaataattgcagagttcaacaCTTACAATCACTCTCAAAATagcattcagcaatggtgatggacaaatatccagcatgaagcttattgaaactttctcccctgtgtgaatCCGGTAGTGTGTTGtaagtgtaacacactgtaaggtttcactgctaatgtaatgacctctctgtaatgtttcactgctgaggtagtggtttctctgcagcagcaatgtttaggatacaactagagataacagggttttgtAGTGCTGGgctatccaatgacagaaatgttctttcttgtgagtctgaatGAGAGAATTTCATGGGCTTTTGTTGTGGAGAGATGAGAAGCCACAAATGGGGAGAGTGGgccctttttttttactttactaaccctttagtcaaagtaagaattatgaaTCACatcttgtgtactgtttgttattttggggtatTGATATGTAACAGGGGACGCGGCGCAGCATCCACACACATTTGGCCGAGCtagggggctatcaccccctatattaagctgctagctggagtgagagttacataaggttagatgactgagtgaatacatTCCCACATTAACAGGAGGTTAAcggtctctctccagtgtgaactgactggtgtgtcagtaggcgagatgaccgagtgaatcccttcccacagtctgagcaggtgaatggcctctcacctgTGTGAATTCGCTcatgtaccttcaattgagatgattgagtgaatcccttcccacagaatatgcaggtgaacggcctctccccagtgtgaactgactggtgtgcttgtaggccagctaactgtgtgaatcccttcccacagtctgagcaggtgaatggcctctccccagtgtgtactcgctgatgtaccttcaattgagatgaccgagtgaatcccttcccacagtctgagcagttgaatggcctctccccagtgtgaactaaatGGTGTGCTTGTAGAGTAGctaactgaatgaatcccttcccacagtctgagcaagtgaacggcctctccccagtgtgaactcgctgatgtactttcagttgagatgacgaagtgaatcccttcccacagtccaagcaggtgaatggcctctccccagtgtgaactcgctgatgtaccttcagttgagatgaccgagtgaatcccttcccacagtctgagcaggtgaatggccactctccagtgtgaactgactggtgtgtcagtaggcaagatgatagagtgaatccctttccacagactgagcaggtgaatggcctctcaccagtgtgaactgaaTGGTGTGCTTGCAGGCtagataactgtgtgaatcccttaccacagtctgagcagttgaacggcctctcgccagtgtgaactgactggtgtgcttgcaggccagataactgtgtgaatcccttcccacagtctgagcaggtgaacggcctctccccagtgtgaacacgctgatgtaccttcagttgagatgacaaagtgaatcccttcccacagtttgagcaggtgaatggcctttctccaGAGTGAACTGAcagatgtaccttcagttgagatgaccgaatgaaccccttcccacattctaagcagttgaacggccactctccagtgtgaactgactggtgtgcttgtaggttagctaactgtgtgaatcccttcccacagtctgagcaggtgaatggcctctccccagtgtgaactcgctgatgtactttcagtttAGATGATgaattgaatcccttcccacagtctgagcaagagaacggcctctccccagtgtgaactgactggtgtgcttgtaggttagctaactgtgtgaatccctttccacagtctgagcagttgaacggcctctccccagtgtgaactcgctgatgtaccttcagttgagatgacgaagtgaatcccttcccacagtctgagcaggtgaacggcctctccccagtgtgaacagactggtgtgcttgtaggccAGCTaattgtgtgaatcccttcccacagtctgagcaggtgaatggcctctctccagtgtgaattcgctgatgtatcttcagttgggatgagtaggtgaatcccttcccacattccgagcaggtgaacggcctcccctcagtgtgaactcgctggtgagccatgaagtcagatgaccgagtgaatccttccccacaaattcagcagatgaccagcctctgcccagtgtgaactgactggtgtgtccacaggtgggaagacgactgaatcccttctcactcacagaacaggtgaatggccttgtccagtgtgaatttgctgatgtacaTTCAGTTGAGAAGACCCACTGAATCCATTCTCACAGTCTGAGcaaatgaacggcctctccccgtgtAAAATTTCCGCTTtgccagtcggtcagatgaccaagtgaatccctccccacagcctgagcaggaaggatgatcgagtgaatcccttgctccacttcttaaatatctggacagagacagcaaaattgGCATGTTGTGTTCGAAATTCCCGTAGATAAATTCCTTGTTTTtagcctgtaaaaagatttacaaaatccatcaatgtgtgTGGGGCAACTTTTCATATGAGTTCACTTGAGTTGTCACGGTGTGATCTGGCAACACACtcttacagtgaagttcaacccaagttggagagagaaatcatcttctaactgggcacagtgctggtacctggaatgaccatcgaactctctgatgctcttcctgtctctttaAGAATGGGGcatctctcccatctccaatctgtgacctggctcagtttgactctcgccATTGGTATtgctccctcttcccactgagCAGCACGGGCTCCTGGCCCCACTGTAACTGAaatactctcacacaaatagcctgcagtgcattccacgcacccaccactctctgggtaaaaatcttacccctgacatcctctcggTATCTATTTctaagcaccataaaactatgccccttcgtgttagccatttcagccctgggaataaacctctgcctatccacatgatcaatgcccctcatcatcctatacacgtaaaaaaaggctctaaacataaacaaggacaTTGTACATAGCTTTGGGAAATTGTCagaagtatacaagattatgagggtgtagatagggtaaatgcaagcagctttttccactgaggttgggtgggatggcaaccagaggtcatgggtaagtggggaaggtgaaaactTAATGGGAACAtatggaaaagctctttactgaaatggtcgtgagagtgtgcaatgacatgtcagcacaagtggtgaatacgAGCTCGGTTTCGCCATTTCAAAGAGGTTTTGATGGaagcctggatggtaggtgtatggagggcgatggtctcAGTGCAGTTAGTTGCAatagacagcttaaatgtttttttggcattgactagatgggccaaatggcctgtttctattttGAACGTCTCCATTattctatgacagagaagctggacaaacttgtttggaagggaaaaggttggagtgacaacggagcagcaatggctggaatttctgggagcaattcaggagctgagtgatcgaCATATCCCaaggaagtgaaaacattggaaacCAGGAGTACATAACCATAGTTGAATTGAGAagctaaagccaacataaaagccaaagagagggcaaacaaaagagcagaaGCTATTGGGAAGcgagaaaccaacagaagacaatgaaaatgttcagatgagctcagggcatggatgatgattaatgagtcttggtagcacccaaaagtctgaggcatttaAAGGAACGAAATATCCGGGGCTTCAATATAGCCAGAAAGCCAAgattccctgcaccagttacgtTTCAACTGTTACATTGTTAGGCACATAAAGTCtctacaccctcaaaatttcacttctgaaggcctcccacttacaaagtactcctttgtcagaaaacagcatgtcccaatccacacttgtcagatcctttctgataccatcaaaattgacctctcTCCAatgtagaatctcaacccatggtccagacctctcttttttcatctttattttgaatttcatggcattatgaacactaatttctgtcaccagccctggtcattgcctaacagcttattgcacacttctacatcgggAATTTTACGTAccaattaagggcacatttgacaaactttaccccatctagtccttttacagtatgggagtcccagtcaatatatggaaagttaaaatcgcttacaatctcaacctttgtttcttggcatggtctgtgaccgctctgcaaatttgttcctctaaatccctcagactgttgggtgcaaccaagccCCTATAATGGCcataatatcataattccctgtcctgagctcatctggctttcctacaatgcttcttgcattgtgctatacacagctcagcacattcatcgcaccatgctcaaccatttgattgctgactctgtctgaggtctgaacaatatctgactggtgtcaagaaaacaaactctccctcattatcacaaaaacaaaggagctgattatggaggacaggaggagtggagacacAGATAAGGGCATCACCCTGGGACCAGTGACCAAACGACAGCTTCCCCAGTTTCCGAATCCCCAGTAGTGGGCACTTAATCTGGACTCCACCGCGTTTGAACCCCTTCCGTCAGCGGCCGACCCTCATGTGATTCTGTGCTATGACACTGGGGGTGCTCATTGAGGAAAGCCAATATTATGCACCCCTCGAGCGAGAGAAGTTCCCAGTCATGGTgattggacaggattaaggaaaagagGGCAGCACATTACTGGCCGAAGTTCCGGATTTCCTTTGGTGGCAGACAGGACTGGTGGCTCCCCGTACCATCGttagggtttgccctgggttcaagtCAAAGAGCCCAGAGTTCCTTGCCTTCACCCTGaggaaacaagcctccagcagcaagggagactggcaagacttggccgTGGGCCAACTCCGATACTGGAAGGACATTGAGGTGAAGACGGGACATCTGGTAAGACTCTCTTTTAAAATTGACTGAACCCAAGACATTGCACACAATCTCTGCTCAATTTCAGGCAATGAATTTGACTGCACCAACTGCCCCCTGTCTGGATCaccgtgaaagaaggacagactctcccatcccttCCTCAAAACCCCCTCTAGCCTGAGGTAACGTTCCTTGaggatggaagctcttttgtggatccagcaggaaAACGATATTCTGACTATACAATAGTGACGGACAGTGAAGTAATTGAGaaggcctcttttgaagcagctgtctctgcccagaaggctgaactgtttgctctgactcgtgcctgtatcccagcaacagactaaagtgggaacgtttacacagactcccgttatgcatttggaattgtacatgactacggggctctctgggaacatggggattcctgtcttcctctggccaccccattagtaatgtcacctttgtaaacaacttactcaccactctacagctacctcgagcTTTGGCTGTTATTTAATGAGCGGCCCACACCCACATGTTGACTGAGTCACTAAATGCAATGCTTTAGCGGATGAGACAGCGAAAAGTGTGGCACAATCCTAGTAGTTGTAGTCTCCTCGGGTTCCCATCAGGCAACCCTCTTGTGTGGAAGGTATCTGGACGGATATATcagtggtgtaaggggaattgttagtcagttagtggattgggcGGGAACAGTCATCAACTGTTCCTGTTTGAGcgactaactgagtaagcccgatgcttggaataaagagtttgtacttatacagtctctcagtgactttatccagattcgacttccacataatgggagtggtttcaaagggTTGCTGGatgcacattaccagacctggagtgattgcaactgggtctgacggAGGCATAACTGGTACTTCTGGACATGTTCAGCCTCACTCCAGCTATTTGCTACCTTCCACTGTACAGGTATGAAATGTCTAAAGAACAGGAAGTAAGACTCACCAaaatttctcctgactgaatcactggaatgtCCGAGTCAGTTGGGTTCTCTCTGattgatgctctcagtcctcgggttggttcacttgttgctgctcCCTCGTCATCAGTCGTGGTTTTCctccagttggggtttttcttccaataaatctctcactgcaggtctaactttaaattgaaagataatgaagcataTTAACAACAAAAAAGAGAACCAAAAATTTCAGATTCATGTTattaagaacaaaactcactgaaatttaaatattgaaggcaaatatacagtaatgatctcagtgagcaatcttttattgtcccacaCACGTCACAAAACGATATGGAatcagaaggagccatcattcagtcatggtcagGCAGAAGGAACAGATTCAGATGATTCAATCCTTCTGATCTGCCCCATCATTCAACTATGGTTGATTTTTATTTCAACACCATATtcttgccttcctcctgtaaccctgtagCTACTTAACAATCTTTAATGTATTAATCTCcctcataaatatacccaaacggTAGCCTCTACCAAActctgcggcaacaaattccacacttcAGACACCTTTTGGCCAAAAGATTTTTCTCAGCTGAATTTTAACAGGAGGCATTTTTATTCTGAGACGGTGCTGTCAGATtacagactctccgtctaatggaaacatcctctccatgtacactgtatccaggctttttagCATTCGGAATGTTTACTTAATCATACATCGCCCTCACAaccccccaccgtccctctgaactccatcgagcacaggtccggagacatcaaatgctcctcatacatgaaGCCGATCGTTCCTGATATTATTCATGTCAACCTTGTTATCAACACACCACGTGATCCTCCGTCACAAAGCGGAGGGCGGGGCGGATCTGCGGCACGCAGCCTCACGTGACCTGTTGGTTGGtctcccatttcaattctgcggaaatagacagcctgggctcctggtttgaaTCGTTCAAAGCAGATTAAGTGAAGTCGACATATTTTTGACGAGCCCAGATAactggaaaataaatgagtaactGGCCGCcagttcggggctcacggccaacatcggaCCTCCCtgctcgggatcggtctcaatactcaccaaTAGGAAAGTTATATCTTCAGCCCGGACACAGTAATCCAGATCCCCGGCTCCGCGATATACGAGATGAGAAGCCTTTCTGGATCCGGCAGACTTCAGCACCGAGCGTTAAGGAAAACACCCGGAGACAGTGAGCATGCGCGGTGTGGTACGTCATCAGGAGGGCGGGGCCTCAGAAACGGCTGCGCGATGTTGCCCTCCTGCGGTTTaatgggatggtgggggggggggggggggagagaactgCATCACGTGACCGGTTTTGGTCTCCCACCCCAGACAGAGATCCAgttacccactactctgtggaaagaagcaaacttgccgctcacatctactctcaccttaaatgtgttagacatttcaacccccaggaaaaatatatcgtctgtccactctatctattcctctcgtaatcttataaacgtccatccagtctcaccccagcctgcgccgctctggagaaaacaacacaagtttgtccaaccaggtcgggcagcatccgtcgaaacgagcagtcaacgtatcgggccgagacccttcgtctctcctgagttcgtccagcgtggatgtacgtgttgatttgaccacagcatcagcagtgtactttgtgttcgtccaacctctcgttatagctctcgctctctcatccaggcaagatcctgctaaacctcttccccgccctctccaaagccccgacatccttccgagaatgggggcgaccagaactgtatgaaacactccagatgtggtctaactaattttataaaactgtgttacgaactgtaacgttttagaaacgaaccagcagcaatagagttcacactggagtctgtttttgatgttAAAAGCACTCTCTTTATTGGTCTCTACTTATAACATAGTAAGTTAacgaaagttaacagtgttaattggatatatgtgtaaatataattccccagactatcgagcctgaggaaacaaagcttagagtcttgaaatggtaaagaaggaaagttcagaaatccacggaataaatgatgggagagagatatttgtgatcCAGAGTGAAATGTAGAGAAAAGGcggttacttcaaaataaccgtcgacgaagttcttatccgttgaatccgtccacatacgagttatcagcgaaagtgacctgtcacaggaataccgtcttccaggggttaccacacaacatacccaggcaagggttaacacaagatattccaaactccactcctatggattatacgaagtgacagccacacacattcgttgtggttctctctctctctctctctctctctctctctctctctctctctctctctctctctctctctctctctctctctctctctctctctctctctctctctcctctctctctctctctctctctctctctctctctctctctctctcccgactgcctgtctgcagatcgctctctctctctctcttatggttcagttcacagtcagcgctgtcagcctgtgactgacgtcatagtcccgcctcctcacgccggcgctcttaaagaaacagtcacagtacgaccgcaggctcgtaacagccgcaacacaacttcccgacttttgaactcaatgtttcaactaataaagacaaccacgccatttgccttcttaaccacccgatcaatctgcgcagtctctttcagggagcgatgaacttggaatctaagatccctctgatcatcgacactgttcagggatTTGCAttcaacagtgtactgtctcatacattcgacctaccgagctgccaagatgatcatcacgaatcaaatctcactgagatttctcaggtcctgttgaatttattgccaagtgcacaagtacgggaaggtacaggtacagagaaacactgacttgtggcagcatcacaggcaagtacattcacatAACACACAGAACACAACTTATACGatgctctgtcagtaacaatctctaaatatgttttatattattaacaatatataaaatacattgtgtcatgacattttgtgtcaataacagtcttggaaatgttgaatttggtccctgtctccattcctcctataatccacaaccagctcctgtgtttttgtcacaatgagggagaggttgttttcttgacaccactgtgtcggggtgatgacttcttctctgtaggctgcctcgttatttgggattcggccgatcaatgCAGTGTagtcaacaaatttaattagcagattggaactgtgggtggcgacacgtcATGGGAATACAGAGAGTAAAGTAGGGGGCAAAGAG
This window harbors:
- the LOC132386637 gene encoding zinc finger protein 271-like, producing MAHQGVHIRERPFTCSVCGKRFIKSSHLLSHQRVHTGEKPFTCSECGKRFSELSNLQNHQRVHTGEKPFTCSECGKGFTQSSHLQRHQRVHTGEKPFTCSDCGKRFTHLCNLQNHQPVHTGERPFTCSECGKGFTQSSSLLSHQRVHTGERPFTCSECGKGFTQSSHLKVHQRVHTGEKPFICSICGKGFTDSSTRQKHQQVHTGEKPFTCSVCGKGFTQSSQLLAHQSIHNGEWPYVLKFGEDSNIGEVNLIKVIRGDMVSVPLHKATKNARSRLSSSSWFSQRQCLDPSSESSGKDFSCRLTFPDTAFLFPFTFRLRMTRRDFISLGVPDQRSEASLGRCFAHSEYLAGSAPEIPAPGKAPSVLQNFQAVRGRDFSTDAPAPTPNENHDDKEEGRCSDVNGRAMAFDKKLRDISLEPAFCSWILEFLPDHRQVEGFTRSSDFMAHQRVHTEGRPFTCSECGKGFTYSSQLKIHQRIHTGERPFTCSDCGKGFTQLAGLQAHQSVHTGERPFTCSDCGKGFTSSSQLKVHQRVHTGERPFNCSDCGKGFTQLANLQAHQSVHTGERPFSCSDCGKGFNSSSKLKVHQRVHTGERPFTCSDCGKGFTQLANLQAHQSVHTGEWPFNCLECGKGFIRSSQLKVHLSVHSGERPFTCSNCGKGFTLSSQLKVHQRVHTGERPFTCSDCGKGFTQLSGLQAHQSVHTGERPFNCSDCGKGFTQLSSLQAHHSVHTGERPFTCSVCGKGFTLSSCLLTHQSVHTGEWPFTCSDCGKGFTRSSQLKVHQRVHTGERPFTCLDCGKGFTSSSQLKVHQRVHTGERPFTCSDCGKGFIQLATLQAHHLVHTGERPFNCSDCGKGFTRSSQLKVHQRVHTGERPFTCSDCGKGFTQLAGLQAHQSVHTGERPFTCIFCGKGFTQSSQLKVHERIHTGERPFTCSDCGKGFTRSSRLLTHQSVHTGERPLTSC